The following coding sequences lie in one Microbacterium sp. XT11 genomic window:
- a CDS encoding MATE family efflux transporter, producing MTARASLNREILRLAVPALGALIAEPAFLIVDAALVGHLGTVPLAGLGIASAVLQTVVGLMVFLAYSTTPAVARRYGAGEPGEAVSVGINGMWLALGLGAVLAVIGAVSTPWLVSLFGAGDAVAAQAGDYLIISMWGLPAMLIVFAATGLLRGMQDTVTPLWIAGLGFGANALLNYLFIYGLGWGIAGSAAGTVAAQWGMVAAYVVVVRRLADRHDASLRAHGDGLRRTARSGGWLFLRTVSLRVALLATVGVATGIGTRELAGWQIVFTIFSAAAFALDALAIAAQALIGKELGAGDDAQVRRVLGRTVAWGAWFGVVVGVLIAASSGVLGFVFTGDAEVSGLVQPALVVLAVAQPIAGVVFVLDGVLMGANDARYLAIAGIVNLVPFLPSLWIISATGVDGATGLIWLSVAFFGVYLLARLGTLGWRVRSGRWALAEA from the coding sequence GTGACCGCGCGCGCCTCCTTGAACCGAGAGATCCTGCGCCTCGCCGTGCCCGCGCTCGGCGCGCTGATCGCGGAGCCCGCCTTCCTCATCGTCGACGCGGCCCTGGTGGGTCACCTCGGCACAGTGCCGCTCGCGGGGCTCGGAATCGCCAGCGCGGTGCTGCAGACCGTGGTCGGCCTGATGGTGTTCCTCGCCTACTCGACGACACCAGCCGTCGCGCGGAGGTACGGAGCGGGAGAGCCGGGCGAGGCGGTCTCCGTCGGCATCAACGGCATGTGGCTCGCGCTGGGCCTCGGCGCGGTGCTCGCGGTGATCGGCGCCGTGTCCACGCCGTGGCTCGTCTCGCTCTTCGGCGCGGGCGACGCCGTGGCGGCACAGGCCGGCGACTACCTCATCATCTCGATGTGGGGGCTCCCCGCCATGCTGATCGTGTTCGCGGCGACAGGGCTGCTGCGGGGCATGCAGGACACCGTGACGCCGCTGTGGATCGCCGGGCTCGGATTCGGCGCGAACGCGCTGCTCAACTACCTCTTCATCTACGGCCTCGGCTGGGGGATCGCCGGCTCGGCTGCCGGCACCGTCGCGGCGCAGTGGGGCATGGTGGCCGCGTACGTGGTCGTCGTGCGTCGCCTGGCCGACCGTCACGACGCCTCACTGCGCGCGCACGGTGACGGCCTCCGCCGCACGGCTCGCTCGGGGGGCTGGCTGTTCCTCCGCACCGTCAGCCTGCGCGTCGCGCTCCTCGCGACCGTCGGCGTCGCCACCGGCATCGGCACGCGGGAGCTCGCCGGATGGCAGATCGTCTTCACCATCTTCTCGGCGGCCGCGTTCGCGCTCGACGCGCTGGCCATCGCGGCACAGGCGCTGATCGGCAAAGAGCTCGGCGCCGGCGACGACGCGCAGGTACGGCGCGTCCTCGGGCGGACGGTGGCGTGGGGCGCGTGGTTCGGGGTCGTGGTCGGCGTCCTCATCGCCGCGTCGTCCGGCGTGCTCGGCTTCGTGTTCACCGGCGACGCGGAGGTGTCCGGCCTCGTTCAGCCGGCGCTCGTCGTGCTGGCGGTCGCGCAGCCCATCGCCGGGGTGGTGTTCGTGCTCGACGGCGTGCTCATGGGCGCGAACGACGCCCGCTACCTAGCGATCGCGGGCATCGTGAACCTCGTGCCGTTCCTGCCCTCGCTGTGGATCATCTCGGCGACCGGGGTCGACGGCGCGACCGGCCTGATCTGGCTCTCCGTGGCATTCTTCGGCGTCTACCTGCTGGCGCGGCTGGGCACCCTCGGCTGGCGGGTCAGGTCGGGCCGCTGGGCGCTCGCCGAGGCATGA
- a CDS encoding J-domain-containing protein, which produces MSDPREAAARYLARRRGERDADEGIPPGAAAAVDRAAYVESAIQVAIRRGDFDNLPGAGKPIPGLGDHHDPDWWIRRKIETENLTGLGPPALLLRVEDRELDDQLDLLTRESDVREVLEDFNRRVIEARRQLLGGPPVVTAPRDVEAEVVAWSARRAARAASAPPEPPKRRRFRLRRRH; this is translated from the coding sequence ATGAGCGATCCACGAGAGGCCGCCGCCCGGTATCTCGCGCGCCGACGCGGTGAGCGGGATGCCGATGAGGGCATCCCGCCTGGAGCCGCCGCAGCCGTCGACCGCGCCGCGTACGTCGAGAGCGCGATCCAGGTCGCGATCCGCCGCGGCGATTTCGACAACCTGCCCGGTGCGGGCAAGCCGATCCCCGGATTGGGAGATCACCACGACCCGGACTGGTGGATCCGGCGGAAGATCGAGACGGAGAACCTGACCGGCCTCGGCCCTCCGGCCCTGCTCCTCCGCGTCGAAGACCGCGAGCTCGACGACCAGCTCGACCTCCTCACCCGCGAGAGCGACGTGCGCGAGGTGCTCGAGGACTTCAACCGGCGCGTGATCGAGGCGAGGCGGCAGCTCCTCGGCGGGCCTCCCGTGGTCACCGCGCCGCGCGACGTCGAGGCGGAGGTGGTCGCGTGGAGTGCGCGGCGAGCGGCTCGTGCCGCCTCGGCCCCGCCGGAGCCGCCGAAGCGACGCCGCTTCCGTCTCCGCCGTCGCCACTGA